In Mycolicibacterium gadium, the genomic window GGCGATGGCGCGAATGTCCCTGGGGCCTTCGGGCACGATCCGACTGCTGAAGTCGCCCTGGGTGATCCTTCGGCAGGCAGCGGCCAAAGCTTCAAGAGGCCGGGTGACCGCCGTCCGGATCACCAGCGCGGACAGGATGGCGGCGACGACGGTCGCCCCGACGACCGAGATCAGCACGGCGTTGCGCCAGCTTTTCACATTCGCAAGCTCGGCATCGGTGGCGTCACGCTCTTGCTGCAGGTGTTGCAGCTGGGTGTCGAAGAGCTGGCGCAGGGTGTCGAACGAGGTCTTGCCGAGCGCGACCGTCGGGCCGTCGACCACCGACGGCACACCGGGTTTGACTTCGGCGATGAGCGGTTCGGCATAGGTGGTACGCCATGCCGCAGCTGCCGTCTCGATGGCATCCAGGTCGTCGAGCACCTTCTTGCGATCCCCGGCTTCAGCCCGGATCTGTTCCGCCGCAGCCGACTCAGCCTTCTGCCCGGCAACGTAGGGCTCGAGGAACTGGGGGTTGGCGGAGATCGCATACCCGCGCAACGAGGTCTCCTGGTCACGTAGTGCGGCCTGCAGCTTGTAGGCGCCGAGCCGCATCGGTCCGATGTCTCCGGTGATCTCCTGCGACACGGCGTCCGTCCGATTCACCAGCATCGCACCCGCGACGGCGCCGGCGAGTACGACCGCGCCCATGACGGCCAGCACCAGGTTCTGCCAGCCCTGGACCGTGGGCTGCCACTTCATCCGGTCGCCGTCCGCTCGACGCGCACGACGGCGATGTCGTCGCTGATACCGCCGACGGACTGCGCGCGACGCTCGACATCGTCGATCAACGCTTCGACGAATCGGGCGCCGGGCAGATGCGCATACGACCGCGCCACGTCCAGCAGACCCGATTCCATAAGGCGTTCGGAACCCCGTCCGGATCGGCCCTCGATCAAGCCGTCAGTGAGGAGTACGAGGCCATGTCCCGGCGGCAGTTCCATGATGTTCAGCGGCCACTCGTATCCGTTGAGGCCCAGCGCAGGGCCCACCGAAGGCTCCAGCCACTCCACCGAATCGGGGCCGTGCAACAACATCGCGGGGTGGCCGGCGGACACCGCGTTGAAGCTCAGATCGTCAGGGGAGAGGGCCACCGAGAGAACCGTTGCGAAAATACTGGTGCCGGGGCGCTCGGCGCTCAGGATCCGCTCCAGCTGACGCATTCGCTCGTTGCCGCGTAGGCCCGCGAATGTCAGTGCGCGCCAGCCGATACGCAGCGCAACCCCGAGCGCGGCCTCGTTCGGACCGTGCCCGGCCACATCGCCGACCATGACGTGCACGGTGCGGTCGGGGGTTTGGACAAAGTCGTAGAAGTCACCACCTAGAAGCGCGAACTGCCTACTCGGCCGGTATCGCGCGACGATGTCCACACCCGGATCGTCGAGCAACAGCGGCGACGGCAACAGCCCGCGTTCGAGGCGCGCGTTCTCCGTCGCGCGCAGCTCGCTGGCGTGCAATTCGTGCGCGGTCAGCTCGGCGCGCTTACGTTCGACCGCGTAGAGCAGCGCGCGGTGTAGCGTTTCAGGCTCAACCCGACCCTTGACCAGGTAGTCCTGAGCTCCCGCGGCAACAGCGGAGACGCCGAAGTGTTGGTCGTTCAGGCCGGTGAGCACGACGATGGGCATCGTGGCGTCTTGTTTGGCGACCTGATCCAGCGCCTTGATTCCGTTCGCATCGGG contains:
- a CDS encoding PP2C family protein-serine/threonine phosphatase; amino-acid sequence: MGTSADQAADERPFSVLLVEDDRGDAILVEELIADAGADIQVVWAPSIEDAERQLAASRPDCVLLDLNLPDANGIKALDQVAKQDATMPIVVLTGLNDQHFGVSAVAAGAQDYLVKGRVEPETLHRALLYAVERKRAELTAHELHASELRATENARLERGLLPSPLLLDDPGVDIVARYRPSRQFALLGGDFYDFVQTPDRTVHVMVGDVAGHGPNEAALGVALRIGWRALTFAGLRGNERMRQLERILSAERPGTSIFATVLSVALSPDDLSFNAVSAGHPAMLLHGPDSVEWLEPSVGPALGLNGYEWPLNIMELPPGHGLVLLTDGLIEGRSGRGSERLMESGLLDVARSYAHLPGARFVEALIDDVERRAQSVGGISDDIAVVRVERTATG